The window GCCCGATCCGCAAGAAGCTCTCCAGTTAATGCAGTCGGTGCTTGCACCCGAGGGGATAATCCGGGTCAATTTTCACAGCTTGTACCAACGCATCCGGCAATATCGAGGTCAAGCCCTATTCCGCATGATGGGACTAATGGATGAAGCGCCTACCGAGTTTGAAGCTGGGATTGTTCGTGAGATGTTCTCAGGATTAAAACCGGGCGTAGATCTAAAGGCACACGGTTGGTCACCGGACTTAGAAAAGGATGATTACAACATTCTGGCAAACTACCTGCTGACGGGCGATCGCGGCTACACCTTTGAGCAAGTGTTTGCAATGTTGGAAGCTGCTAATCTACAACTCATCAGCATGATGAACTGGAAAGAGTGGAGTCTTTGGGATTTACTCGTTGATCCGAATGACCCACCTGCCGCGTGGGCTATGGCCCTGGAAATGGCCTCACCAGAGCAGCAGCTTTGCATATACGAATTGGTGAATCCGGTGCACCGCTTGCTGGATTTTTGGTGTGGGCATCCCTATGAGCCGGATTGGACTCCGGTATGCGACTGGTCAGATACAGAATGGAGTCGAGCGATCGCCCACCTCCATCCATTTACGATTACAGAGGAGAATAAGGCCGCTATCATCCATTCGATTAACGTACGCGCCCCTTTAGAAATTAGACGAGAGCCCGTTATTGAAGGGAAAACGGTGATTGACAGTAGCGCTTTACCATACCTTCTCGCTCTTTGGGATGGCCCCCAACCTGTTACGCAACTCATCGATCGCTATCTGGAACTGAATCCTGTTCATCCGCGCACATCAGAGCCAACAACGCGCGATCGCGCCGCTGCTCTAATTCAAGGGTTCCTCGCCAAACAGTGTGAATACGGCTTAGTGCTGTTAGAGTGTCCCGATGCCTAACAACTTGGGGATAGGATGCACCACGCAACCCGATACAATACCCAAGGAGACTTCGGAGGAGACGACGCCATGCGGATTTTAGTGATGGGTGGAACCCGCTTCATTGGGGTGTATTTGACGCAGCAGCTCGTCGCCCAAGGGCATGAGGTGGTGCTGTTTAATCGGGGTAATAAGCCTGCTCCGGTTGACGGAGTGCAGCAAATTCAGGGCGATCGCACCAATGCCGATGACCTAAAGTCCAAACTCGCAGGAGAATCCTTTGATGCGGTGTTTGACAACAACGGACGGGAACTGAGCGATACCCAGCCCTTGGCAGAGATTTTTGCGGATAACGTTAGCCATTTTGTCTATGTGAGTTCGGCGGGTGTCTATCTCAAATCCGACCAGATGCCCCACATTGAAGGTGATCCGGTTGACCCCAAGAGTCGTCACCGAGGCAAGTTTGAAACGGAGGATTATTTGACGAAGGCAGGAATTCCCTTCACGTCGATTCGTCCCGTCTATATCTATGGCCCGCAAAACTATAACGATCTGGAAGCGTGGTTCTTTGACCGGATTGTGCGCGATCGCCC is drawn from Synechococcales cyanobacterium T60_A2020_003 and contains these coding sequences:
- a CDS encoding class I SAM-dependent methyltransferase; this encodes MNTSSEVLEKIRQQFNHAPYPNQPLDRTVKGDRVSYFKHSLITPYYLRYQKLVETHGKRILDAGCGSGLKAMCLAEANPGAWIVGIDISEKSVELARSRMVYHNIPNTEFHAIAIEDLADLGMQFDYINCDEVIYLLPDPQEALQLMQSVLAPEGIIRVNFHSLYQRIRQYRGQALFRMMGLMDEAPTEFEAGIVREMFSGLKPGVDLKAHGWSPDLEKDDYNILANYLLTGDRGYTFEQVFAMLEAANLQLISMMNWKEWSLWDLLVDPNDPPAAWAMALEMASPEQQLCIYELVNPVHRLLDFWCGHPYEPDWTPVCDWSDTEWSRAIAHLHPFTITEENKAAIIHSINVRAPLEIRREPVIEGKTVIDSSALPYLLALWDGPQPVTQLIDRYLELNPVHPRTSEPTTRDRAAALIQGFLAKQCEYGLVLLECPDA
- a CDS encoding NAD-dependent epimerase/dehydratase family protein yields the protein MRILVMGGTRFIGVYLTQQLVAQGHEVVLFNRGNKPAPVDGVQQIQGDRTNADDLKSKLAGESFDAVFDNNGRELSDTQPLAEIFADNVSHFVYVSSAGVYLKSDQMPHIEGDPVDPKSRHRGKFETEDYLTKAGIPFTSIRPVYIYGPQNYNDLEAWFFDRIVRDRPVPIPGNGMAITQLGHVYDLASAMVNVLGNPTAMGKIYNVSGDRYVTFDGLARACAIAAGKSAEDLKIVHYEPKQFDFGKRKAFPMRVQHFFADIHAAKTDLNWQPKFSLVDGLKDSFQSDYLASGRDQREIDFSIDDEILAVQ